taactcaaaaagatcAGGATGGATCTCattgaaattttcaggaaaagttgggaatcttaccaagAACagacaattacattttggtgatgatccagaagagatcctggattctggatctttttaaatcttttattaacattgcagtaaatggaacttcaaaatgtgttcctcaatatctcggttgttTATTGAcgaatgtttatggaatttaataCAAtggtgtagggtggggatctctatctcaccaccgaatttcatccggatcggatacGGATATTATTTCATTAGTATGCGTTTAGACTCttagtgtgtatatataaacaATAATGCATTTTAAGTTATACACCCTGAACAACATGGCTCCCTTTAAACACATTACACTATGATAGTGCCATTGTTCCCTTTCATTGAACATGCTATAACACTTGCAGGGAGCTACTTGGAACACCGGAGGGGTGGCCCTGGCTGCTTGGCTTCAACGGCTTCACTGCTTTCATCCAGCTCTTCACCCTCCCCTTCCTGCCAGAGTCTCCCAAGTTCCTGTTGCTGAACAGAGGAGACCGCCAGGCCTGTGAGAAAGGTGTGAGAAACCCTAACCCTGGTTCCTGGGTGTCCgtcttttaaaaaaagttgtttttactgctgttttctcacccccccccccccccccccagctttacGGAGGCTGTGGGGCAGCAAAGACCACAGCGCTGCAGTGGAGGAGATGCTGGAGGAGAAAGCTTCCCTGCAGGACATTCGCAGCCACTCAGTGATGGAGCTGTTTCGGGATCGAACTGTCCGCTGGCAGCTCATCACCATCGTCGTGACCttcatcctgctgcagctgtctgGCATTAACGCTGTAAGTTACACCGAATTACACAAGAAAATGATCGTGCTCAAGAGTGCCAAGATGAACCTTTCACAGGCCCTTGTATAATGCGAAACTTCACCTTGTTTTAAGTTAATGGATTGCCAAGCAAAGTCTTGTTAACATCTGTATGTGGGATAAAAATCCATATACTGCCAAGAAGGTTTGTTTACTGTGAAATAACAACACCTCATTACTCACTCCTGACTCAAAGCCATGTGAACATGTCCACATTTTAGACGTGTTAAAGTTGATGGTTTTGGTTTGTATTCGAATGCTTCTTCCAGGTGTACTTTTATTCTTTTGATGTGCTTCGCGCAGCAGGAATCCAAGAAGAACAGTTAAGACACTCGGCCTTGGGAATAGGGCTGTGTGAGCTGACTGCATCTTTAGCCTGTGTAAGTCTCTTTTCAACAACGCCACACGTATTCCATGAATATTCTATAGATTacagttatttttttatttttttatatttttctctaCTGAAGCTTCTTCTCTCACTGTCCTAATGTAGAGTTAGAGCGCCCCCCTGTGGCTGATAGCATGTTTTATTGTTGCAGTTCATGATTGTGGAGAATGCGGGCAAGAAAGCCCTGCTGTTCAGAGGGTACGCGGGAATGGCTGTAATACTGCTCTTCCTCACCATCACTCTGTACCTTGAAGTCAGTCGGCACAATGTCAAAACCTCTTCCCACGTATTTGAGTATGCAACTCACTAAGAACTCTCCCATGCTCAGAGTCGGGTCTCCTGGATGCCGTACTGCAGCCTGGTCCTCATTTTTCTCTTCATTTCCCTATTTTCTTGTGGACCAGGTGGGCTGATCAGATCTCCAGATCTTAACCATTTATTAAAGTTTTCAATTGCTCCCCATTTTTCCCTCCCCACTATTATCCCATCTCATTACAGTCTACAAAATCTCTCCTTTGTTTTTGATTCTCAGGTGGAGTAACGTCTCCTCTTCCAGGGGAACTTTTTATGCAGTCGTACAAATCGGCTGCGTACTTCATCGCATGCACCATCAACTGGGCAGGCCTGTTTCTGGTGGGGATGGTCTTCCCAATCATGGTGGTAAGAACAGCAACCTTCTCAAATCGGATGTATGTCAAGGAGAGAAATCAGATGAATTGCATAACCCCAAATGCTTCCTTTTCTAGGAGAAAATGGATTACTTCTGCTTTCTTGTATTCCTGGTTTTCTGCGCTGGATGTGCGTCGTTCGTATGGTTCAATGTTCCTGAGACCAAGAATCAGACGGTGCTGGAGATCGCGGCAGAGTTTAGGAAGATGCACAGCAAATCGGAGGAAAAGTCGAGGAAAGAACATAAAGAGCAAAAAGTGAACATAGTAAATTTATATGAGACCAAATTCTGATTCTACAAAAGCCATTCAGAGTCACAAAATAAGCTTTTATATTAAATGGTCACTTTATATTACAAGTAAATTAAGATTTTCTACATTTAAGTTAAGTAGAAATCCATCATTAA
This genomic window from Brachionichthys hirsutus isolate HB-005 unplaced genomic scaffold, CSIRO-AGI_Bhir_v1 contig_641, whole genome shotgun sequence contains:
- the slc2a11l gene encoding solute carrier family 2 member 11, like, giving the protein MLQYFALLLDSPVLIAAIFAIGIGGTFQYGFCISVMTSASPFIKTMVNETFLQRYNVSLEEWQRSLIWSFAVSIFCIGGLLGSLSASLLTVKFGRKRCVLCNNFLAILGAVLMILSQRVTSFEMIMVGRFLYGLNAGLSLSIQPLYILECTPKRLRGMVGVTVATFVSFGKFSGQLLGIRELLGTPEGWPWLLGFNGFTAFIQLFTLPFLPESPKFLLLNRGDRQACEKALRRLWGSKDHSAAVEEMLEEKASLQDIRSHSVMELFRDRTVRWQLITIVVTFILLQLSGINAVYFYSFDVLRAAGIQEEQLRHSALGIGLCELTASLACFMIVENAGKKALLFRGYAGMAVILLFLTITLYLESRVSWMPYCSLVLIFLFISLFSCGPGGVTSPLPGELFMQSYKSAAYFIACTINWAGLFLVGMVFPIMVEKMDYFCFLVFLVFCAGCASFVWFNVPETKNQTVLEIAAEFRKMHSKSEEKSRKEHKEQKVNIVNLYETKF